CATGGAGGGATGTTCCACGTTCAGGACTAGTTAGTGGGTCAGGTGTGGTTTCAACAgttctttttaatgtttcctcCTGCAGGCTAGGCAACTGGACACCACTTCTCCTGCTAGCTCCATCCAATAGGCTTCTTAGCGTACTGTCCTCAGGGCTGCAAACTGCTGTTCCACATTCACTGACACTTTGGTCCATATCATCCAAATACACAAGCTGTGTGTAAGCTGTGCTATCTGAAACTTTCTGCTCTCTTTGATTGTTCGCCTGCTGTGGCTGGTGAGTCTGTTGCAGGGACAAATGATCTCCTCTTCCCCTTCGGGCAGATTTTGGTTCATTCATATCAACACCAGAATCCAAACTGGCATCATTACTTCCATTCCTTCCAGCTCTTTGGAGATCAATATATGAATGTCTAACATGAGCATTTGAACGTCCATCTAGAGAAACGAACCATGCCCGAGGATGAGGCAATGGCTTTCCACCTCCTAGCTCCATCAGAGCTTTTTCTGTAAGGAGCTGCACTTCACTATTCATTTGAGCCAGAGATGCATCATTAAGTGAGGCAGGAATGGATATGGACTCCGACATAGAAGCATTTTGTGGACTCCATTCACTTGCACCCGCATCTTGCAAATGTTGCTGAGATATTGCTTGTGATGGTAACTGTTGGGGTTGTATCTGCTgctgaggatgtggaaaaagctgcaCATGAGGGTTAGAAAGCTCAGCCTGAAGTCTTTCAAGATCAATCTGCTGGTCAGCTGGGACAACCAGCGGCTGGCTAACAAAAGGATGTTCTCCTGGTAACTTCATGTAATGACCTGGGATGACCAATGTAGGCAATACTTTTCTATAAACGCTGTCATTAACTTGGTCAACAGAATTGCAGCAGATCAACTGACCTGGTTGAGGAAAAGATGTAGGTCGTTCAAGATGATCGACAGAACGAGACATCGTACATTCAGCAGGTCTGCAATCTAGCAGCTCTTTTTCAGGGGCTGATGGGGAGGGGTACATTTGTTCCTGAATATTGTATTTACTTCCTGAAGAAATATGGTTTATGGATGctagaatctctctctcttgcttttcaAATAAAGGCTGAGACAGCATAGCATTGTAACTGCTCCTGTAATCTTCTTTTATAGGGGACTCATATCCTTCTGATGTTTCCATGGAATTTCTTAATTTTGAAGGAAAACTATCCACTGACTTATGGTAGTCTTTTCTTAAAGTCCCACTAGGAGTAAGTTTCTCCAAGGAGATTCGGCTCTTGTCTTTCTCCttatgagaaagtagttcctcccgGGAGCTAAACTCCTGTGAGGTACTGTACGAATGTTTGAGCATAGGAGTGTGCAAATCTGCTTCTCCACTAGAAGATATCATCTCCATGTGGACAGCACTGATTAACTCATTAACGCCGGAGTTTTCAGTGTGCCCATTGCTGGCAACAGACATCCCACCAGGAAATTCTGACTCCCGTCGGGAAAATATTAAATTGATGTGGGACATGGAGGTTGATTGATCCTTCTTAGAACCATCCAATGCTGTAGAAAGCTGCAGTTTCTTATGGTGCTGACGTGGTTTCAAACACTTCCTCCTATAGTATGCCATAACAAAAAGTTACATATGTTTATGACTGTTGTACATAAATAAGATCAGGCGTGAAATAATGGGATTTTCAAGCAATGACTGAAAGCTCAACTCTCAGTAGCAAAGTTCAATTAAAAAGGAATCTGTGTGAGTTAAGTAAGCATTAGGGAAACACCCCAAGCACTTAATTTTAAACTGGGCTAGTGTTTGGAACAGGAAAACCTAATGAGAGCCAACAACATGTATTCACTGACAAAGGCTTACAATTTGTTTTAGAATAGGAATTGTTGAAAACTGATTACATACAGCACTGAAACAAGCAGAGTTATGGCTCAAGGTATACACACCTTCTCTTTCATCTACAGTACTAAAACATCTTCTACAGAAAATTTGTAAGTTATGAAGGTGCCATGCTTCACACAATCCCTTTCCTAACAAACATGGGGAATACAGCTTGCACTATATGCAACCAGCAACATGAGGAAGGACTTTATCtcattgtctctttccttttgaAGTCCAGTGAGGTACTTAATTCttggttttttaaatgtaaaattttttcaatagaaaattgtACATAATTTCAGTATCATGCGAGCAGGGATGTTTACATTCGAAATGCAAACTGAATGACCAAAATGGTAAACTTTACCTGCAATAATACAAAAGAAGACACAGCAAAACCATAAGTATGAGAGCCATCCCTCCTAGAATTGCCAAAAGGAACATTGTGTGATAGGTGGTAATGTCCTGTGTTACTATGGGACCTAGAAGGCAAGAAAACAGAGTTTAGACTTGTGACAACCTTTAAACAAAGAGGCAAATTAGCTGACAGTCATGACACCTTCTTCCATGCTGTCAGGATGCTAAATGAGCAAAACTGCCATTAGGTGCTCCCCACCTGCAGTGCCTGCTTATGCCCTATCTGAGAAAGATGTGGCGAGAGTGACTGATGGTTCTGCTGGCAACAACTCCAGTTTGTTCTGTGGAAATCCATCTGACTGCAAGAACAGCATGCCATGCTAAGCATTGCTTCCTGGCTCCATCCAATACCACAGTGCCccaacctagacaaattagaggattgggccaaaaaatctgatgaggttcaacaaagacaagtgtagaatcctgcacttaggacgaaaaaatcccatgcaccgctacagactagggaccgaatggctcagcagcagttctgcagagaaggacctaggggttacagtggacgagaagctggatatgagtcaacagtgtgctcttgttgccaagaaggccaatggcattttgggctgtatacgtaggaacattgccagcagatcaagggacatgatcattcccctctgttcgacattggtgaggcctcatctcgagtactgcgtccagttttgggccccacactacaagaagaatgtggaaaaattggaaagcatccggcggagggcaacaaaaatgattaggggactggaacacatgacttatgaggagaggctgagggaactgggattgtttaatctgcagaagaggagaatgaggggggatttgatagctgctttcaactacgtgaaagggggttccaaagaggatggatctagactgttctcagtggtagcagatgacagaacaaggattaatggtctcaagttgcagtgggggaggtttaggttggatattaggaaaaactttttcactagaagagtggtgaagcactggaattcgttacctagggaggtggtggaatctccttcctttgaggtttttaaggtcaggcttgacaaagccctggctggaatgatttagttggggattgtcctgttttgatcagggggttgaactagatgacctcctgaggtcccttccaaccctgatattctatgaacctcACACAGCTGAAGTGCAGAAGCCACTGCAGTGTCTTCAGCCAGTGGCATGAATGCCACAGAACTACTGCTTTCCCTCTGCTGCCTGTTTTGAGATTTCTTTTTAACCATAATTTGATCACTTTGCAGGAAATAGCAGATGTGGCACACTAAGGGCTTCATCTTTAGAGGTACTGGTTGCACAGATCTCCAGTTCGAGTCAATAGGAACTGTGGGTTTGAAGCACCTCTGAAAGCCAGGTGCTAAATGCAGTAgagtaaaaactaaagattttaAGAACTGTTGATAAACACTTTACTCACAGAGAAAGAGACATGTATACAATTTCTACTCCGTTATGTATGTGTAATCCCATTGGTTTATCAGATCCTTCTCACAGTTTGAAATACAGAgccaaattttgttttcagataGAAAGGTGCAATTCCCAGTGACAGGGTTACATGGGTATGTACTGTGACTAAACAGAATTTTGCCTGTTTGTCTGAACAATTAAGGATCTAACCTAGAGGTTTCTAAATAGTGGTCTATGAACCACTTGTGCTTCAAGAGCCACTGCTGGTGGTCCTTGGAGACCTGGCTGGGAACACGGTGCTGAGTATCCTTGTTTCCAGATGTGAAACAGAGAGGGGATGCGAAGATGAAATGAAGAACAAAAATAGAAAGTGTGATTAACctgttctaaaaataaataaaggaaaaaacaTTGCATTAAAGAGAGCTAAAAGCACATTAGTTCTTTCTTTCCTaatgttacttttccatgtaaactACTGCTTAATTGCTACAAGATGTTATGTGAATGGAAGAGGAGATAGCCCATGAAAATCTCAAATAAAGAGTGGTTCCACTGTGACAAAGTCTGAGAAACGCTGGCCTTGacttaaaaagaaaggaaagtcaGAGCACAAGCAGAGTCTCTACCCTAAAGGAAGAACTACAAGAACAATCAAATCTCCTGATAAGGTGAAATATTTTAGacatatggggccaaattcaaGACTGGTATAACACCATTAAAGTCAGAGACAAGAAAGTCACACAAGCAAAACATCTgccccctttttttaaagtacaattaATTTTACAAGATTATTTTGAATTCAAACCACAGTTTGTCCTTGTCTACACCCATAACTAACCTTTGTTTCAGCCCTGGGTCAAGCTGGATCTTTCAGCAATTGTATTTTTTTGTAGCATGAACTTAAATAAATCGTTTAAGAAAGCTGCCAGAAGGAATCCTTCTACATATACTGAGGAAGCTCAGTGGAATCTATTTGGGCAGACTTAAGAACTAATCCTTACACAGTCGGCTGCTTTGTTTATGTGTTAGAAATTGTTTGGTTTGTTCGTGTAGTCAGGGCAAGGCATTTTCATCACACTACCTCTCTTATGAACTTATCAAAACCCAGTGACTGAAGACTCTCTGAGGaggtggtttttgtttggtttaaacaaAGAAGCCTGTGTTTATTTGAAGCTgggaaactggaaaaaaagagctggccacaggaaaagaaaaaactatCAAGCCACATCATGAATAGTCTCAACAGGAGTACAGGTACACATCACAGCTAGTTTACATTGATTTCTGTATTATTTAAATAGCTTTCTGAATACCACCCAATGGCAATCTACAAAGGGCAGTCAACCAGTACAGAATCTGGAATGTTGtttatttagggccaaattccacCCTAAATTACACCTGGTGCAAGctcaatgaaatcaatgagattatAGCAGGTATCCGGACAAAACTTCAAAATGCAAGCTTTCAAAAGCTATCAAAAGAATAATTAAGACGACTCTAAA
The Natator depressus isolate rNatDep1 chromosome 2, rNatDep2.hap1, whole genome shotgun sequence DNA segment above includes these coding regions:
- the FAM171A1 gene encoding protein FAM171A1 codes for the protein MSRSAALLLCLLGCNVWKAVTKTLGAPGAAREVTLKVHVSDASTHQPVTEAFIEIFTNQISIASGTSGAGGTAFIKFQYKLGSQLIVTATKHAYVPNSAPWKPTRLPVFSSLSLGLLPERSATLMVYDDVVQIVSGFQGARIQPRVHFQRRALKLPENTSYSDLTAFLTAASSPWEVDSFPYLQGLDGNGTGNSTRYDLTPVTAVSVHLLNSDGTAIPVNGPIYVTVPLPTNSNLKHNGHVPAWRFDQKFGTWLKSSLGFVQQEGNQLTWTYIAPQLGYWVAAMSPTNLGPIVTQDITTYHTMFLLAILGGMALILMVLLCLLLYYCRRKCLKPRQHHKKLQLSTALDGSKKDQSTSMSHINLIFSRRESEFPGGMSVASNGHTENSGVNELISAVHMEMISSSGEADLHTPMLKHSYSTSQEFSSREELLSHKEKDKSRISLEKLTPSGTLRKDYHKSVDSFPSKLRNSMETSEGYESPIKEDYRSSYNAMLSQPLFEKQEREILASINHISSGSKYNIQEQMYPSPSAPEKELLDCRPAECTMSRSVDHLERPTSFPQPGQLICCNSVDQVNDSVYRKVLPTLVIPGHYMKLPGEHPFVSQPLVVPADQQIDLERLQAELSNPHVQLFPHPQQQIQPQQLPSQAISQQHLQDAGASEWSPQNASMSESISIPASLNDASLAQMNSEVQLLTEKALMELGGGKPLPHPRAWFVSLDGRSNAHVRHSYIDLQRAGRNGSNDASLDSGVDMNEPKSARRGRGDHLSLQQTHQPQQANNQREQKVSDSTAYTQLVYLDDMDQSVSECGTAVCSPEDSTLRSLLDGASRRSGVQLPSLQEETLKRTVETTPDPLTSPERGTSLHDEDDDDDDDEDDQEEDKKSPWQKREERPLMAFNIK